A window of Lytechinus variegatus isolate NC3 chromosome 15, Lvar_3.0, whole genome shotgun sequence contains these coding sequences:
- the LOC121429064 gene encoding estradiol 17-beta-dehydrogenase 8-like — translation MAASNLLAGRVAIITGGGSGIGRATCQLFAKNGASVAVVDRTQSSLDETIASLPSDIDNQSHESFVADVSDGGAVRDLVAGIADAFKKPATILVNSAGITRDQLMLKMKEEDFDEVIKVNLKGTFLMCQAVSQAMVKSKVTGGSFINISSVVATMGNIGQANYSASKAGVIGMTKTMAQELSRFEIRCNSVLPGFITTPMTDKVPEKVIKMMLPMIPLGTLGEPNDIAETCLFLASNKSKYITGASIDVTGGL, via the exons ATGGCAGCAAGCAATCTATTGGCTGGTAGAGTTGCTATAATAACTG GTGGAGGAAGTGGAATAGGCCGTGCAACCTGCCAGCTTTTTGCCAAGAATGGAGCAAGCGTAGCTGTAGTTGATCGGACACAGAGCAGCTTGGATGAAACTATTGCAAGCCTGCCATCGGACATAGATAATCAGAGTCATGAATCTTTTGTGGCGGATGTCAGTGATGGGGGTGCAGTACGGGATCTTGTTGCCGGGATAGCGGACGCCTTCAAGAAGCCTGCCACCATTTTGGTGAACTCTGCAGGAATCACGCGAGATCAGTTGATGCTGAAAATGAAGGAAGAGGATTTCGACGAGGTTATCAAAGTTAACCTGAAG GGCACCTTTCTGATGTGCCAGGCAGTTAGCCAGGCTATGGTGAAGAGTAAAGTTACAGGAGGAAGTTTCATCAATATCAGCAGTGTTGTAGCAACG ATGGGTAATATTGGCCAAGCCAACTATTCCGCATCGAAAGCTGGCGTTATAGGAATGACCAAAACCATGGCCCAAGAACTGAGCAG attTGAAATCCGATGCAATAGTGTTTTACCTGGTTTCATTACAACACCAATGACTGACAAGGTTCCAGAGAAAGTCATTAAAATG ATGTTACCCATGATCCCTCTTGGTACCCTTGGTGAACCCAATGATATTGCAGAGACCTGTCTCTTCCTGGCCTCAAACAAGAGCAAGTACATCACTGGGGCTAGCATCGATGTCACTG gaGGGTTATGA
- the LOC121428443 gene encoding uncharacterized protein LOC121428443 yields the protein MIYSHSAIGLNRYQDRNCNTVRMVNMKRASLNSSKSSVLCSDHFEDACFDLGRRYVLNRMLSQPYLISRLVFRRIHPNQGISQKTFRFSKQPPRYCKDTSAKVFSTLISRRPLLLNTRKSKRGKVEVNNNNGLY from the exons ATGATCT attCCCATTCAGCCATTGGACTGAACCGGTACCAAGACCGGAACTGTAACACAGTAAGGATGGTCAATATGAAGCGAGCTTCATtgaattcctccaagagctctgtactctgttctgatcattttgaagatgcttgctttgACCTGGGCAGACGATACGTCTTAAACAGGATGCTGTCCCAACCATATTTGATTTCCCGCCTCGTCTTCAGAAG AATTCACCCAAACCAAGGTATTTCCCAAAAGACTTTTCGATTCAGCAAACAACCTCCCAGATACTGCAAAGACACCAGTGCCAAAGTCTTCAGCACCTTAATTTCTCGAAGACCACTCCTACTGAATACCAGAAAGTCCAAGAGGGGTAAAGTGGAAgtcaacaacaataatggacTGTATTAA
- the LOC121428546 gene encoding uncharacterized protein LOC121428546 isoform X1, with protein sequence MVQGIGQVQEKVTLEDSHSAVGLNWYCNTVWMVNMKQASSNSSKSSVLCSDHFEDACFDRTGQTIRLRQDAVPTTFNLPPRHQKMETSSMAAGANVGRDEAYTTINNAAIAVTTTKSASVTAITIATAITKTTPDTKPPSPQLTRYCSWRRIYQELQSQGLPVSYNKKNAMGPSNELVVEYLATVVEMQRLTYCHR encoded by the exons ATGGTACAGGGtatagggcaagtccaagaaaaggtcaccctagaag attCCCATTCAGCCGTTGGACTGAACTGGTACTGTAACACAGTATGGATGGTCAATATGAAGCAAGCTTCATCgaattcctccaagagctctgtactctgttctgatcattttgaagatgcttgctttgACAGGACTGGGCAAACGATTCGTCTAAGACAGGATGCTGTCCCAACCACATTTAATTTGCCGCCTCGTCATCAGAAG atggaGACCAGCAGCATGGCAGCAGGAGCTAATGTTGGTCGTGATGAGGCATATACCACCATCAACAATGCTGCAATTGCAGTCACCACCACCAAGTCTGCTTCTGTCACTGCCATCACCATTGCCACTGCCATTACCAAGACCACTCCTGACACAAAGCCCCCAAGTCCTCAACTGACCAGATATTGCAGCTGGAGAAGGATATACCAGGAACTTCAAAGCCAGGGCTTGCCAGTCTCCTACAATAAGAAAAATGCCATGGGCCCATCTAATGAACTAGTAGTAGAATATTTGGCCACAGTTGTAGAAATGCAGAGACTAACATACTGCCACag GTGA
- the LOC121428546 gene encoding THAP domain-containing protein 10-like isoform X2 encodes MVNMKQASSNSSKSSVLCSDHFEDACFDRTGQTIRLRQDAVPTTFNLPPRHQKMETSSMAAGANVGRDEAYTTINNAAIAVTTTKSASVTAITIATAITKTTPDTKPPSPQLTRYCSWRRIYQELQSQGLPVSYNKKNAMGPSNELVVEYLATVVEMQRLTYCHR; translated from the exons ATGGTCAATATGAAGCAAGCTTCATCgaattcctccaagagctctgtactctgttctgatcattttgaagatgcttgctttgACAGGACTGGGCAAACGATTCGTCTAAGACAGGATGCTGTCCCAACCACATTTAATTTGCCGCCTCGTCATCAGAAG atggaGACCAGCAGCATGGCAGCAGGAGCTAATGTTGGTCGTGATGAGGCATATACCACCATCAACAATGCTGCAATTGCAGTCACCACCACCAAGTCTGCTTCTGTCACTGCCATCACCATTGCCACTGCCATTACCAAGACCACTCCTGACACAAAGCCCCCAAGTCCTCAACTGACCAGATATTGCAGCTGGAGAAGGATATACCAGGAACTTCAAAGCCAGGGCTTGCCAGTCTCCTACAATAAGAAAAATGCCATGGGCCCATCTAATGAACTAGTAGTAGAATATTTGGCCACAGTTGTAGAAATGCAGAGACTAACATACTGCCACag GTGA